From one Acinonyx jubatus isolate Ajub_Pintada_27869175 chromosome B1, VMU_Ajub_asm_v1.0, whole genome shotgun sequence genomic stretch:
- the LRP2BP gene encoding LRP2-binding protein isoform X4 → MYYDGLGTSTDAEKGVEYMKKIIHSPCPKARHLQFAAAYNLGRAYYEGKGVKRSDEEAERLWLFAADNGNPKASVKAQSILGLYYSTKEPKELEKAFYWHSEACGNGNLESQGALGLMYFYGQGIRQDPEAALQCLREAAERGNVYAQGNLVEYYYKMKFFTKCVTFSKRIADYDEVHDIPTIARVTDCLPEFITRGIAMASFYHARCLQLGLGVTKDEATAKHYYSKACRLNPALADELHCLLIHQRI, encoded by the exons gaaaaaggagtggaatacatgaagaaaatcatCCATTCTCCATGTCCCAAAGCAAGACACCTACAATTTGCAGCTGCCTACAACCTTGGAAGAGCTTATTATGAAGGGAAAGGTGTCAAACGatcagatgaggaagctgaaag actgTGGCTTTTTGCTGCAGACAATGGAAATCCAAAAGCTAGTGTGAAAGCTCAAAGTATCCTAGGATTATATTATTCCACAAAAGAACCCAAAGAATTAGAAAAG GCATTTTATTGGCATTCAGAAGCGTGTGGCAATGGAAATCTGGAGTCCCAGGGTGCACTTGGGCTGATGTATTTTTACGGACAAGGCATCCGCCAGGACCCTGAAGCTGCCTTGCAGTGCTTAAGGGAAGCGGCAGAACGTGGAAACGTCTATGCTCAAGGGAATCTCGTGGAGTATTACTATAAGATGAAATTTTTTACTAAGTGTGTTACATTTTCCAAAAG GATTGCTGACTACGATGAAGTTCATGACATCCCTACGATAGCCCGGGTCACAGACTGTCTCCCGGAGTTCATCACCAGAGGCATAGCCATGGCATCCTTCTACCACGCCCGATGTCTTCAGCTTGGCTTGGGGGTCACAAAGGATGAAGCGACAGCAAAACACTACTATTCCAAA GCGTGCCGTCTGAACCCTGCATTGGCAGATGAACTTCACTGTTTACTTATACATCAAAGAATTTAG